One segment of Apus apus isolate bApuApu2 chromosome 1, bApuApu2.pri.cur, whole genome shotgun sequence DNA contains the following:
- the DDIAS gene encoding DNA damage-induced apoptosis suppressor protein isoform X3, which yields MNSVRRLLSASVISVQNSCFVYPACQKCFSRLILDSRRFNCLKCGCTGEAKDASYSYRLSLKIADTNDLFEITVFGSCLDPFFGVTAENLQRYIQDFNQLSGETNTDAFPEALVQAVEACFIGKRFIFGVKGCASEDGGHSAASSILQNCSRINRSTKNLTACQIFLPNAAVTGFTVISYFHRLLQSAKFRGCNNSSCLPDASSAPGDEPVSELSSLLSLSRNSCFLQSSGRESFLGSWQHSFSPASSVAWVTAEDFPTLEDFPTLEEGRLVSEQHEEEGRSVSAESCRVSLNNQTLWDSPFCSSSVKEGDKEEDNEWSSQPSQADSISATGKLERVSCSKPECSHGNSSRLLQHPLELESLPVTPEPSVPERTYVQSQEANTDILKSALSFISLQHTAEHRENSSLEENKTAAACVCSARDNCLAGCENKKNSSTPSQRTDLAFTGTWDPATPNNTTRIFKRGLKPLTELSENTFKSIIRREMLWNNTCPEGSYNASADLFDASTREAAKPVEFLNKSCNSLIEEDTLTEKVTAPELVLYPGDIPCKNSRPRSSLHRYPPAFSQHSTPVTSSCCDTECSSVNAQDFIPYSQSTPVRKPLQKLWPVGERSSFLPVFTPKNPTKIQSKHKRSRSSFQNTLLQQLTGRLVKHERPSNREDKGSNSSVAQQSLNSQVPANIEDWIPASGNKRLKPTAPLNLKAVSWAADVPSTLGDTGRNPVSESKENSENDGHFRSVRLNPGDTTRILTTPVSAGATKALFLNDTILETCSPSEGKNLLSSANYSWGILEGATGWSPELFFQAQTSFSSKPKY from the exons GTTTAACTGTCTAAAATGTGGCTGCACAGGTGAAGCTAAAGATGCCAGCTACAGCTACAGATTGTCCCTAAAAATTGCTGACACTAATGATTTGTTTGAAATTACTGTGTTTGGAAGCTGCTTAGATCCATTCTTTGGTGTCACTGCAGAAAATCTGCAGAG GTATATTCAAGACTTCAACCAGCTGTCAGGAGAAACAAACACAGATGCATTTCCAGAAGCATTAGTTCAAGCAGTGGAAGCCTGTTTCATTggaaaaagatttatttttggaGTGAAG GGTTGTGCAAGTGAAGATGGAGGGcattctgctgccagcagcatctTGCAAAACTGTTCCAGAATTAACAGAAGTACAAAAAACCTTACAGCTTGCCAGATCTTCCTGCCAAATGCTGCTGTTACTGGCTTTACAGTTATCAGCTACTTCCATCGGCTTCTGCAATCAGCAAAATTCAGGGGCTGTAATAACAGTTCATGCTTACCTGATGCATCTTCAGCTCCAGGAGATGAACCTGTCAGTGAGCTCAGCAGCTTGCTTAGCCTGAGCAGAAactcctgttttcttcagtcAAGTGGCAGAGAAAGTTTTTTAGGGTCCTGGCAGCATTCCTTCAGCCCAGCTTCATCTGTTGCTTGGGTAACAGCAGAGGACTTTCCCACTCTGGAAGACTTTCCCACTCTGGAAGAGGGAAGGCTGGTGAGTGAACAGCATGAAGAAGAGGGAAGGTCTGTCTCTGCAGAATCGTGCCGTGTGAGCCTCAACAATCAAACTCTTTGGGATTCACCATTTTGCAGCTCTTCTGTGAAGGAAGGGGATAAAGAGGAGGATAATGAATGGAGTTCGCAGCCTAGTCAGGCTGACAGTATCTCTGCAACTGGTAAATTAGAGAGAGTGTCCTGTTCAAAGCCTGAGTGTTCACATGGAAACAGTTCCAGGTTGTTACAGCATCCCTTGGAATTGGAG TCCTTGCCAGTTACACCAGAGCCTTCTGTTCCTGAGAGAACGTATGTGCAGTCCCAAGAAGCaaatactgacattttaaagTCAGCCTTGTCTTTTATCAGCCTGCAGCATACTGCTGAACACAGGGAAAACTCCTCTTTAGAAGAGAACAagacagctgctgcctgtgtgtgtTCTGCACGTGATAACTGTTTAGCTggttgtgaaaataaaaaaaattcttctacACCAAGCCAAAGAACAGATCTTGCATTCACAGGGACATGGGATCCAGCAACTCCCAACAATACAACAAGGATATTTAAAAGAGGATTAAAACCATTGACAGAACTGTCAGAAAATACCTTCAAAAGCATTATTAGGAGAGAGATGCTGTGGAACAATACCTGCCCTGAAGGCAGCTACAATGCTTCTGCTGATCTCTTTGATGCAAGTACAAGAGAGGCAGCAAAACCCGTAGAATTCCTAAATAAATCATGTAATTCTTTAATAGAGGAAGATACTTTGACAGAAAAGGTCACAGCTCCTGAACTGGTGCTTTATCCAGGAGATATTCCCTGTAAGAATTCAAGACCAAGGTCATCCCTGCATAGGTACCCTCCTGCTTTTAGTCAGCACAGTACCCCAGTGACTTCCTCCTGTTGTGACACGGAATGCAGTTCAGTTAATGCTCAAGACTTCATTCCTTATTCACAGTCAACTCCTGTGAGAAAACCTCTCCAGAAACTGTGGCCTGTTGGGGAAAGAAGCTCTTTTCTCCCTGTCTTCACCCCTAAAAATCCCACTAAAATCCAGTCCAAACACAAGCGATCCAGGTCTTCTTTCCAAAACACTCTGTTGCAGCAGCTTACGGGTAGGTTAGTGAAACATGAAAGGCCAAGTAACAGGGAAGACAAAGGCAGTAATAGCTCTGTTGCACAGCAGTCCCTGAACAGCCAAGTGCCTGCCAACATTGAGGACTGGATCCCTGCATCTGGAAACAAAAGGTTGAAACCAACTGCACCTTTAAACTTGAAAGCAGTTAGCTGGGCTGCTGATGTGCCATCAACCCTTGGGGACACTGGCAGGAACCctgtttctgaaagcaaagagaacagTGAAAATGATGGACACTTCAGAAGTGTGAGATTAAACCCTGGGGACACAACCAGGATTCTGACAACTCCTGTATCTGCAGGTGCCACCAAAGCCTTGTTTTTAAATGATACAATCCTGGAAACGTGTTCCCCTTCGGAAGGCAAGAATCTCCTCTCAAGTGCAAATTATTCATGGGGTATTTTGGAAGGGGCAACTGGCTGGTCTCCTGAGTTGTTCTTCCAAGCACAGACCTCTTTTTCCAGTAAgccaaaatactaa
- the DDIAS gene encoding DNA damage-induced apoptosis suppressor protein isoform X2: protein MNSVRRLLSASVISVQNSCFVYPACQKCFSRLILDSRRYIQDFNQLSGETNTDAFPEALVQAVEACFIGKRFIFGVKGCASEDGGHSAASSILQNCSRINRSTKNLTACQIFLPNAAVTGFTVISYFHRLLQSAKFRGCNNSSCLPDASSAPGDEPVSELSSLLSLSRNSCFLQSSGRESFLGSWQHSFSPASSVAWVTAEDFPTLEDFPTLEEGRLVSEQHEEEGRSVSAESCRVSLNNQTLWDSPFCSSSVKEGDKEEDNEWSSQPSQADSISATGKLERVSCSKPECSHGNSSRLLQHPLELEVKSIYPKSNSKNYSYLEKSHNSLLSKRDASASHHINAAGVSQTDSVLWDELPFSESLNEFLARLEDCKSVVTSPSLGVGKHALLESSKLGGNPNKSCPRQTLVAGDLPEARVSGRFLPPAENDSWENLLFACLQSNANPPSDEISQCKSSSSVLSSTDKECGASCFIPNPPLPILSQSLPVTPEPSVPERTYVQSQEANTDILKSALSFISLQHTAEHRENSSLEENKTAAACVCSARDNCLAGCENKKNSSTPSQRTDLAFTGTWDPATPNNTTRIFKRGLKPLTELSENTFKSIIRREMLWNNTCPEGSYNASADLFDASTREAAKPVEFLNKSCNSLIEEDTLTEKVTAPELVLYPGDIPCKNSRPRSSLHRYPPAFSQHSTPVTSSCCDTECSSVNAQDFIPYSQSTPVRKPLQKLWPVGERSSFLPVFTPKNPTKIQSKHKRSRSSFQNTLLQQLTGRLVKHERPSNREDKGSNSSVAQQSLNSQVPANIEDWIPASGNKRLKPTAPLNLKAVSWAADVPSTLGDTGRNPVSESKENSENDGHFRSVRLNPGDTTRILTTPVSAGATKALFLNDTILETCSPSEGKNLLSSANYSWGILEGATGWSPELFFQAQTSFSSKPKY, encoded by the exons GTATATTCAAGACTTCAACCAGCTGTCAGGAGAAACAAACACAGATGCATTTCCAGAAGCATTAGTTCAAGCAGTGGAAGCCTGTTTCATTggaaaaagatttatttttggaGTGAAG GGTTGTGCAAGTGAAGATGGAGGGcattctgctgccagcagcatctTGCAAAACTGTTCCAGAATTAACAGAAGTACAAAAAACCTTACAGCTTGCCAGATCTTCCTGCCAAATGCTGCTGTTACTGGCTTTACAGTTATCAGCTACTTCCATCGGCTTCTGCAATCAGCAAAATTCAGGGGCTGTAATAACAGTTCATGCTTACCTGATGCATCTTCAGCTCCAGGAGATGAACCTGTCAGTGAGCTCAGCAGCTTGCTTAGCCTGAGCAGAAactcctgttttcttcagtcAAGTGGCAGAGAAAGTTTTTTAGGGTCCTGGCAGCATTCCTTCAGCCCAGCTTCATCTGTTGCTTGGGTAACAGCAGAGGACTTTCCCACTCTGGAAGACTTTCCCACTCTGGAAGAGGGAAGGCTGGTGAGTGAACAGCATGAAGAAGAGGGAAGGTCTGTCTCTGCAGAATCGTGCCGTGTGAGCCTCAACAATCAAACTCTTTGGGATTCACCATTTTGCAGCTCTTCTGTGAAGGAAGGGGATAAAGAGGAGGATAATGAATGGAGTTCGCAGCCTAGTCAGGCTGACAGTATCTCTGCAACTGGTAAATTAGAGAGAGTGTCCTGTTCAAAGCCTGAGTGTTCACATGGAAACAGTTCCAGGTTGTTACAGCATCCCTTGGAATTGGAGGTAAAAAGCATTTACCCAAAGTCTAATAGCAAAAATTATTCTTACCTAGAAAAATCCCACAACTCTCTTCTTTCCAAGAGAGATGCCTCAGCTTCTCATCATATAAATGCAGCTGGAGTGTCTCAGACAGACTCTGTGCTGTGGGATGAGCTCCCATTCTCAGAAAGCCTAAATGAATTTCTAGCCAGGTTAGAAGACTGCAAGAGTGTTGTAACATCACCCAGCCTTGGTGTAGGCAAACATGCCCTTCTAGAAAGTAGCAAGTTGGGTGGAAATCCTAACAAATCGTGCCCCAGGCAAACTCTAGTAGCTGGTGATTTGCCTGAAGCAAGAGTCTCAGGGAGGTTCCTACCACCAGCAGAGAACGATAGCTGGGAGAACCTATTGTTTGCTTGTCTTCAGTCAAATGCAAATCCTCCAAGTGATGAGATCTCACAATGCAAGTCTTCCTCTAGTGTTTTATCTTCAACTGACAAGGAATGTGGAGCATCTTGCTTCATACCTAACCCTCCTCTACCTATTTTGTCACAGTCCTTGCCAGTTACACCAGAGCCTTCTGTTCCTGAGAGAACGTATGTGCAGTCCCAAGAAGCaaatactgacattttaaagTCAGCCTTGTCTTTTATCAGCCTGCAGCATACTGCTGAACACAGGGAAAACTCCTCTTTAGAAGAGAACAagacagctgctgcctgtgtgtgtTCTGCACGTGATAACTGTTTAGCTggttgtgaaaataaaaaaaattcttctacACCAAGCCAAAGAACAGATCTTGCATTCACAGGGACATGGGATCCAGCAACTCCCAACAATACAACAAGGATATTTAAAAGAGGATTAAAACCATTGACAGAACTGTCAGAAAATACCTTCAAAAGCATTATTAGGAGAGAGATGCTGTGGAACAATACCTGCCCTGAAGGCAGCTACAATGCTTCTGCTGATCTCTTTGATGCAAGTACAAGAGAGGCAGCAAAACCCGTAGAATTCCTAAATAAATCATGTAATTCTTTAATAGAGGAAGATACTTTGACAGAAAAGGTCACAGCTCCTGAACTGGTGCTTTATCCAGGAGATATTCCCTGTAAGAATTCAAGACCAAGGTCATCCCTGCATAGGTACCCTCCTGCTTTTAGTCAGCACAGTACCCCAGTGACTTCCTCCTGTTGTGACACGGAATGCAGTTCAGTTAATGCTCAAGACTTCATTCCTTATTCACAGTCAACTCCTGTGAGAAAACCTCTCCAGAAACTGTGGCCTGTTGGGGAAAGAAGCTCTTTTCTCCCTGTCTTCACCCCTAAAAATCCCACTAAAATCCAGTCCAAACACAAGCGATCCAGGTCTTCTTTCCAAAACACTCTGTTGCAGCAGCTTACGGGTAGGTTAGTGAAACATGAAAGGCCAAGTAACAGGGAAGACAAAGGCAGTAATAGCTCTGTTGCACAGCAGTCCCTGAACAGCCAAGTGCCTGCCAACATTGAGGACTGGATCCCTGCATCTGGAAACAAAAGGTTGAAACCAACTGCACCTTTAAACTTGAAAGCAGTTAGCTGGGCTGCTGATGTGCCATCAACCCTTGGGGACACTGGCAGGAACCctgtttctgaaagcaaagagaacagTGAAAATGATGGACACTTCAGAAGTGTGAGATTAAACCCTGGGGACACAACCAGGATTCTGACAACTCCTGTATCTGCAGGTGCCACCAAAGCCTTGTTTTTAAATGATACAATCCTGGAAACGTGTTCCCCTTCGGAAGGCAAGAATCTCCTCTCAAGTGCAAATTATTCATGGGGTATTTTGGAAGGGGCAACTGGCTGGTCTCCTGAGTTGTTCTTCCAAGCACAGACCTCTTTTTCCAGTAAgccaaaatactaa
- the DDIAS gene encoding DNA damage-induced apoptosis suppressor protein isoform X1, which yields MNSVRRLLSASVISVQNSCFVYPACQKCFSRLILDSRRFNCLKCGCTGEAKDASYSYRLSLKIADTNDLFEITVFGSCLDPFFGVTAENLQRYIQDFNQLSGETNTDAFPEALVQAVEACFIGKRFIFGVKGCASEDGGHSAASSILQNCSRINRSTKNLTACQIFLPNAAVTGFTVISYFHRLLQSAKFRGCNNSSCLPDASSAPGDEPVSELSSLLSLSRNSCFLQSSGRESFLGSWQHSFSPASSVAWVTAEDFPTLEDFPTLEEGRLVSEQHEEEGRSVSAESCRVSLNNQTLWDSPFCSSSVKEGDKEEDNEWSSQPSQADSISATGKLERVSCSKPECSHGNSSRLLQHPLELEVKSIYPKSNSKNYSYLEKSHNSLLSKRDASASHHINAAGVSQTDSVLWDELPFSESLNEFLARLEDCKSVVTSPSLGVGKHALLESSKLGGNPNKSCPRQTLVAGDLPEARVSGRFLPPAENDSWENLLFACLQSNANPPSDEISQCKSSSSVLSSTDKECGASCFIPNPPLPILSQSLPVTPEPSVPERTYVQSQEANTDILKSALSFISLQHTAEHRENSSLEENKTAAACVCSARDNCLAGCENKKNSSTPSQRTDLAFTGTWDPATPNNTTRIFKRGLKPLTELSENTFKSIIRREMLWNNTCPEGSYNASADLFDASTREAAKPVEFLNKSCNSLIEEDTLTEKVTAPELVLYPGDIPCKNSRPRSSLHRYPPAFSQHSTPVTSSCCDTECSSVNAQDFIPYSQSTPVRKPLQKLWPVGERSSFLPVFTPKNPTKIQSKHKRSRSSFQNTLLQQLTGRLVKHERPSNREDKGSNSSVAQQSLNSQVPANIEDWIPASGNKRLKPTAPLNLKAVSWAADVPSTLGDTGRNPVSESKENSENDGHFRSVRLNPGDTTRILTTPVSAGATKALFLNDTILETCSPSEGKNLLSSANYSWGILEGATGWSPELFFQAQTSFSSKPKY from the exons GTTTAACTGTCTAAAATGTGGCTGCACAGGTGAAGCTAAAGATGCCAGCTACAGCTACAGATTGTCCCTAAAAATTGCTGACACTAATGATTTGTTTGAAATTACTGTGTTTGGAAGCTGCTTAGATCCATTCTTTGGTGTCACTGCAGAAAATCTGCAGAG GTATATTCAAGACTTCAACCAGCTGTCAGGAGAAACAAACACAGATGCATTTCCAGAAGCATTAGTTCAAGCAGTGGAAGCCTGTTTCATTggaaaaagatttatttttggaGTGAAG GGTTGTGCAAGTGAAGATGGAGGGcattctgctgccagcagcatctTGCAAAACTGTTCCAGAATTAACAGAAGTACAAAAAACCTTACAGCTTGCCAGATCTTCCTGCCAAATGCTGCTGTTACTGGCTTTACAGTTATCAGCTACTTCCATCGGCTTCTGCAATCAGCAAAATTCAGGGGCTGTAATAACAGTTCATGCTTACCTGATGCATCTTCAGCTCCAGGAGATGAACCTGTCAGTGAGCTCAGCAGCTTGCTTAGCCTGAGCAGAAactcctgttttcttcagtcAAGTGGCAGAGAAAGTTTTTTAGGGTCCTGGCAGCATTCCTTCAGCCCAGCTTCATCTGTTGCTTGGGTAACAGCAGAGGACTTTCCCACTCTGGAAGACTTTCCCACTCTGGAAGAGGGAAGGCTGGTGAGTGAACAGCATGAAGAAGAGGGAAGGTCTGTCTCTGCAGAATCGTGCCGTGTGAGCCTCAACAATCAAACTCTTTGGGATTCACCATTTTGCAGCTCTTCTGTGAAGGAAGGGGATAAAGAGGAGGATAATGAATGGAGTTCGCAGCCTAGTCAGGCTGACAGTATCTCTGCAACTGGTAAATTAGAGAGAGTGTCCTGTTCAAAGCCTGAGTGTTCACATGGAAACAGTTCCAGGTTGTTACAGCATCCCTTGGAATTGGAGGTAAAAAGCATTTACCCAAAGTCTAATAGCAAAAATTATTCTTACCTAGAAAAATCCCACAACTCTCTTCTTTCCAAGAGAGATGCCTCAGCTTCTCATCATATAAATGCAGCTGGAGTGTCTCAGACAGACTCTGTGCTGTGGGATGAGCTCCCATTCTCAGAAAGCCTAAATGAATTTCTAGCCAGGTTAGAAGACTGCAAGAGTGTTGTAACATCACCCAGCCTTGGTGTAGGCAAACATGCCCTTCTAGAAAGTAGCAAGTTGGGTGGAAATCCTAACAAATCGTGCCCCAGGCAAACTCTAGTAGCTGGTGATTTGCCTGAAGCAAGAGTCTCAGGGAGGTTCCTACCACCAGCAGAGAACGATAGCTGGGAGAACCTATTGTTTGCTTGTCTTCAGTCAAATGCAAATCCTCCAAGTGATGAGATCTCACAATGCAAGTCTTCCTCTAGTGTTTTATCTTCAACTGACAAGGAATGTGGAGCATCTTGCTTCATACCTAACCCTCCTCTACCTATTTTGTCACAGTCCTTGCCAGTTACACCAGAGCCTTCTGTTCCTGAGAGAACGTATGTGCAGTCCCAAGAAGCaaatactgacattttaaagTCAGCCTTGTCTTTTATCAGCCTGCAGCATACTGCTGAACACAGGGAAAACTCCTCTTTAGAAGAGAACAagacagctgctgcctgtgtgtgtTCTGCACGTGATAACTGTTTAGCTggttgtgaaaataaaaaaaattcttctacACCAAGCCAAAGAACAGATCTTGCATTCACAGGGACATGGGATCCAGCAACTCCCAACAATACAACAAGGATATTTAAAAGAGGATTAAAACCATTGACAGAACTGTCAGAAAATACCTTCAAAAGCATTATTAGGAGAGAGATGCTGTGGAACAATACCTGCCCTGAAGGCAGCTACAATGCTTCTGCTGATCTCTTTGATGCAAGTACAAGAGAGGCAGCAAAACCCGTAGAATTCCTAAATAAATCATGTAATTCTTTAATAGAGGAAGATACTTTGACAGAAAAGGTCACAGCTCCTGAACTGGTGCTTTATCCAGGAGATATTCCCTGTAAGAATTCAAGACCAAGGTCATCCCTGCATAGGTACCCTCCTGCTTTTAGTCAGCACAGTACCCCAGTGACTTCCTCCTGTTGTGACACGGAATGCAGTTCAGTTAATGCTCAAGACTTCATTCCTTATTCACAGTCAACTCCTGTGAGAAAACCTCTCCAGAAACTGTGGCCTGTTGGGGAAAGAAGCTCTTTTCTCCCTGTCTTCACCCCTAAAAATCCCACTAAAATCCAGTCCAAACACAAGCGATCCAGGTCTTCTTTCCAAAACACTCTGTTGCAGCAGCTTACGGGTAGGTTAGTGAAACATGAAAGGCCAAGTAACAGGGAAGACAAAGGCAGTAATAGCTCTGTTGCACAGCAGTCCCTGAACAGCCAAGTGCCTGCCAACATTGAGGACTGGATCCCTGCATCTGGAAACAAAAGGTTGAAACCAACTGCACCTTTAAACTTGAAAGCAGTTAGCTGGGCTGCTGATGTGCCATCAACCCTTGGGGACACTGGCAGGAACCctgtttctgaaagcaaagagaacagTGAAAATGATGGACACTTCAGAAGTGTGAGATTAAACCCTGGGGACACAACCAGGATTCTGACAACTCCTGTATCTGCAGGTGCCACCAAAGCCTTGTTTTTAAATGATACAATCCTGGAAACGTGTTCCCCTTCGGAAGGCAAGAATCTCCTCTCAAGTGCAAATTATTCATGGGGTATTTTGGAAGGGGCAACTGGCTGGTCTCCTGAGTTGTTCTTCCAAGCACAGACCTCTTTTTCCAGTAAgccaaaatactaa